TTTCAGGACATTAAATGTTGTAAAAAGGAATGATTACATTGGAGTGAAGAGAAGAAAAATAATCCCCATATGTGGCATGTCATGCTATGAAAGATTCCAGTAAAACCAGCATGACTAAGAACAGTGCCCTTCCATGTTCTCAGATGGCGGCGCTCCAGACTGGTGGAGAGAGGACAGGCAGAGCACCATGACGGACGGGCGGCTGAGGAGAGATCAGGCGGCTTCTACTTTCTTGTTCTCGGTCATCAAAAGAAAATCTCATGAATTATACTTTTCCAGGTATTGGAGGAAGAGAACCAGACATCCCTGTTGATGGTCCTAGGAGAatctaaataaaagaaaaacacatataATCATTACACagcaaatatatacatttacaaCAAAGGTAAAGATGTACTTTCTTCTATAACTGTccacttcttaaccccttaaggatccagggcgtatgggtacaccctggctccatggtacttaaggacccaggtccaagacacccctggtccccctgaagagataggagataggtggcaggggtgccacccctcctatccctgctattggtcagtcagatgcgaccgaccaatagcagatcgggggcagaggggttaaagttcacttcccccgttctgcccacccatggtaatctgggcagaacgggggaactgtgctgtgaccGGCGGCAGCGGTGGAGGTCCTTTACCAGCGATCGGTGGTGATCCtctctccctggtgcggcgatcctacggaagccggtgagttgcctagcaacatctggagagctacagtttggaaaccactatacagtggtctctaaactgtagcactccagatcttgcaaaactacaactcccaacatgcacgaacagcaaaaggctgtcttgcatgctgggagttgtagttgcatacctccagctgttgtataactagatCTCTCAGCAGGCCCTTCGGCGatcactacatgctgggagttgtagttttgcaacaaccccccctcatgtgaatgtacaaggtacattcacacgggcaggtttacagtgagtttcctgcttcaagtttgagctgcagcaaattttccgccgcagcacaaactcctagcaggaaactcactgtaaacccgtctgtgtgaatgtacccttaaaacactacactaacacataataaagggtaaaacactacatatacacccccttacactgttcccaccaataataatgaaaaacgtatcgtacggcagcatttccaaaacggagactcaagctgttgcaaagcaacaactcccagcatttccagacagccactgactgcccaggcatgctgggagtttagcaacagctggaggcaccctgtttgggaatcactggctaagaatacccctatgtccacccctatgcaatccctaatatagtcctcaaatgcacatggcgctctctcactttggagccctgtcatatttcaaggaaacagtttaaggtaaaaggaaaaaaaaaaaagacagaaatgcaggcgtaaaatgctctgcggacgcacaaggctCATGAGTGAGAGCGCATCTtatcttataaaaaaaataggggataatatgtatgatcgcgggagttccgccgctgggaacccccgggatctccctgctgcacccagcacgttcgtttagagtggtacagcgccgaaggctcgtgacgtatggccacgccccctcccatagacttgctttgaggaggcgtggccgtgatgtcacgagcctccgccctgcaccgccagtcatccagcacagagtggCGTTCGCTccttgcatcggatgtctggggtgcacaGCAACAggaccccccgctatcagacatgttatcccctaggggataagatgtctaggggcagaatacccctttaagcagatttcCGTATCAGCACTATGTTCACTATTCTGTGAAAAAGCtgcacattttcactgcggttttaacccttttagggtagggtcacatgtgcagcATATTTTGCTGCTTGTTTTCTGCTGTCGATCTTCCGACCCTTTTTTaataggtaggaaaatcagcagcacAAAACGTTGCAGAAATTTATGcttgaccctacccttatagtaCCAATTGTTGGCAAAATTTGACTGAAGACTGACTGTAAGGGCTTTTACAGTACAATACATACACTGTGGATTTTATCCTGCATGGAAATTGACTTGTGGTGCAGGTTTTCAAACCCACAGAATGTCAATTTCTGTTGCAGATCTTCACTAATGCAGACAGTACCCTGAGGGGTTTGTCGCACAGTGTTGCGCAGCTGCTTTTGTTGCAGTTCTTCATCCAGTTTTTAGAGGCAAAGTACTTCTCCTTTCTGGTGGATCcagcttctggctttggctcaaagaactgaatttacataaaaataaataaaaaaaacactatgtgaACCGCACACAGACTGGTCACTGAGCCTCACAATAAGCTGGCACTTCATGTTTTGTAGACATGGGCACCGCTCTCTGCAAGCAGGGTCCTTCCATGTGTAACATATTCCCTTCTTTCAGAAGCAGAATTCACTTATTAAACTGGTAAACATctaacgcagtgtttcccaatcagtgtgcctccagctgttgcaaaactacaactcccagcatgcccggacagccttcggctgtccgggcatgctggaagttgtagttttgtaacagctggaggcacactggttgggaaacattgatctaatGTCTGGGTACTTTCCCCATACACATACTGTTTAGTGTGAACGTGATGCTACCAAAAAGATCAGACATTAAAATTCAACATGCctgatcaaccccccccccccccccccccaacatctgTCAGGAGAGGATGGCCAGTCTTGCCAAATAAACAGGCTCGCCAACCTAATATTACAGTCTCAACACACTCATGACAGCGTTGCTACATTCCTCAGATTAGTGTTaacgctatttatttattttaactttatttcgttttttttttgctgtatagtATACCATAGTTGTCTGCACTATTGTGACCAAGAAAAGACATACAAGTAGACAATGGGAAACAGATTCTGCTGTAGCCATACAGGGTTTTTAGcatccgtttaaccccttaaagaccacggacgtaaatgtacgtcctggtttggcggtacttcgcgcaccaggacgtccatttacttcctgtgtatgaccgcgagcatcggagcggtgctcgcgtcatacacggcaggttccggctgctatcggctggcggggacccgccggtaatggccgatatCCACAAtagcgtggatgtccgccattgacccctcagatgccgtgatctgtacagatcacggcatctgcggcaatgcgcatgataacatagatgatcggatcgcccgcagcgatgcgatcatctgtaatggtggacggaggtcccctcacctgcctccgcccatctcccggcatcttctgctctggtctgagatcaagcagacagagcaggagatagccgataatactgatcagtgctgtgtcctatacatagcactgaacagtattagcaatcaaagtattgctataaatagtagagatgagcgaatttacagtaaattcaattcgtcacaaacttcttggctcggcagttgatgacttttcctgcataaatgagttcagctttcaggtgctcccgcgggctggaaaaggtggatacattcctaggagactctttcctaggactgtatccaccttttccagcccaccggagcaccggaaagctgaactaatttatgcaggaagtcagcaaccgccgagctgagaagttcgtgacgaatcaaatttactgtaagttcgctcatctctaatagatagtcccctatggagacataaaaagtgtaatgtaaaaataaaagagttctgaaaaattaaaaaattaaaaatatcccctccccgaataaaattgtccctttttctccattttacccccaaaaagcgtaaaattttatttttttaataaacatatttggtatcgccacgtgcgtaaatgtccgaactatcaaaatataatgttaatgaccccgtacggtgaacggtgtaaatgtaattttttttttttaaaagtccaaaaatgctgctttgtcacattttattcacaaaaaaaaataaaaaaaaataaaaagttttatataggcaaatgtggtatcgataaaaagtaaaaatgacggtgcaaaaaaatgagccctcataccgccctatatacggaaaaattaaagttataggtggtcaaaatagggcgattttagattactgattttgaacaaaaagtttttgatttttttttttaagcagtacaaaaatataaaagtatctagccatgggtattattttaattgtattgacccacagaataaaacacacgtgtcatttttaccataaagtgtacagtgtgaaaacgaaaccctccaaaatgtgcaaaattgtggttttcatttaaatttcctccctataaaattatttttttgggttcgctgtacattttatgttaaaatgagagatttaattacaaagtacaattgttcacgcaaaaaacaagccccaatatgggtctgtagatggaaatataagagagttatggattttagaaggaaaggaggaaaaaacgaaaaacgcaaaaataaaattggcctggtcctaaaggggttaatgtatacTTTTTAAGAGTATAAAAGTAAACAGAtgtagtgtgaactcagccttagggctcgttcacattgccattgtaCTCTGATAAATGCAGCTCCCTCAGCTAGTCAAGTGAACGACAGTAGTtgagcagaaaaaaaattaaatactgcaagtcttatttttttttctctgctcaactccggTAAAATACCAGATTCCTATCGTGACCCCATCGGGACCCCacagtgtcagttgtgctccgacccgATTTGAGTCAGTTTGGCTTAAAAATGGGACGGAGGACAACTGCATTGTGAACTTGGCTGTAGTCTGCCATTTCTGATGAAGATATAATGGCCGTCTGCTGTTTTCTATAACCTTACCTGTCTCTGTTGTAGCTGCTGCTGCTGTTCCATCTGCAGTTTTTCTGTCTCAAAAACTACTGGCAATACTAGAATCATGAATGAGGTGGTGCCTATCCATAACGCAGAGCGGGAAAAGCTGTGGAGAGCAAATAGGAATTAGTAAGCAAGTAACACAAATGAATTGTATTTGCCGTGTTCTTCAACCCGAGACACCGAAATCCTGAGCTAAAACACTTGTCCATGGAGGATAAAGGGcacatggatgtgtgtgtgtgtgtgtgtgtgtgtatataccgtatttatcggcgtataacacgcactttttaggctaaaatttttagcctaaagtctgtgtgcgtgttatacgccgatacacccccaggaaaggcagggggagagaggccgtcgctgcccgcttctctctccctgcctttcctggggtctagagcgctgctgtcggcccttttcaccccctggttatcggccagggggagagaaggggcagcggcacccattgccggcgccgctgccccgttgcctccccccatccccggtggcataattacctgagtcgggtccgtgctgctccaggcctctgtcgtgcgtccccggcgtcattgctatgcgctgaacggcgcggcgcatgacgtcagagcgccgcgccgtgcatagcaacgtcgCTGGGGacacacgacggaggcctggagcagcgcggacccgactcaggtaattatgccaccggggatggggggaggcaaccgggcagcggcgccggcaatgggtgccgctgccccttctctccccctggctgtcggcgccgcttctctccccctggctatcggcgccggcaccgatagtcagggggacagaacgggcagcggcgccgataaccagggggtgaaaaaggccgacagcagcgctctagaccccaggaaaggcagggggagagaagcgggcagcgacggtctctctccccctgcctttcctgggggtatatcggggtatacacgcgcgcacacacgcaccctcattttatcatggatatttgggtaaaaaactttttttacccaaatatccttggtaaaatgagggtgcgtgttataggccggtgcgtggtataccccgataaatacggtatatcattttttttttttaaatgtcacacttgACAATATGAAACAATAAGACAACTTAATGCAGCCCAACGTGTTTCACAGCTTCAGCGATGTCATCAGGGTAATAGTAAAGGAATTACATTATCTTAGGAATCCTGTGTGAGTCACAGTCCTCAGGGCAATGTGAAGCCATATGGCCCTTTTggttaattatttaaaaaaatgaacaatTTAAATAAATCTAATCGTCTATATCACTGTCTTCCAAACAGCTAATAAGTCttggaaggcttaaaggggtactccagtggaaaatgtatttatctatttttaaatcaactggtgccagaaagttatacattaaAAATCTTAgttcttccagtacttctcagctgctgtatcctccagaggaagttattttcttttttaaatttcctttctgtctgaccacagtgctctctgctgacacctctgtccatgtcaggaactgtccagagcaggagaggtttgctatggagatttgctcctactctggacagttcctgacaatgacagaggtgtcagcagagagcactgtggtcagacagaaaagaaatccaaaaagaaccttccagtggagcatacagcagcttataggtactggaaggattaagatttttaaatagaagtcatttacaaatctgtttaactttctggcaccagttgatttaaaaataaaaattgttttccatcgatgtacccctttaagacataatttacaaatctgtataattcttGTATAACCTACCTGTATGTACTTCTACCCATATAGAAGAGAACCCAGGTGAGTTACCTACCTATAGACTTTTTTGGCGGCACAGACGGAGAAGTCAAAAGTCGCTCCTGCAGCACTCCGGACACCATTAGGAAACATCTCTGTCAGGCCCCACAGCCTTTCTGATAGAGTTTCGTCCAACTAGATAAGGGAACGTACATCACTGAATTAATTACCATATTAATGGGGTGAATCAttaaataatggaaaaaaaatctgaagcAACTATGGCAGTAGTctccaacctccagctgttgcaaaactacaactcccagcatgcccggacagccaacggctgtccgggcatgctgggagttgtagttttccaacagctagaGGGtgacagttcagagaccactgcactatggCACTGACAGTAGGCATCATCATATCTGGTGCATATGATGGAGCAGTAAATAGACTTTTCTTTTTAATCTGATATGGGATTTACATTACTTTCAGGAGTCTGATCTAGCgcctaaattaaccccttaacgacgccggacataaatgtacgtcctggtgatgtggtacttaacgcaccaggacatatatttatgtcctatgcataaccacgagcatcggagcgatgctcgggtcatgcgcggctgatcccggctgctgatagcagccagggacccgccggtaatggcggacatccgcgatcacgcggatgtccgccattaaccctctcagatgccgtgatcaatacagatcacggtatctgcagcatcgcggtcactaaaatggatgatcggatcgcccgcagcgctgccacggcgatccgatcatccagaacggcagacggaggtcccctcacctgcctccgctgccttccacaggtcttctgttctgatctgcgatcgagcagagcagaagatgacataatactgatcagtgctatgtcctatgcatagcactgaacagtattagcaatcgaatgatttgttatagggatttgctcctactctggacagttcctgacatggacagaggtgtcagcagagagcactgtggtcagactggaaagaactacacaacttcctctgtgatacacagaagctgataagtactggaaggattaagattttttttaatagaagtaatttacaaatctgtataacttttctgatcagtttatttgaaaaaaataaattaaataaaatcaatttccactggagtacccctttaataggggatTTTCTGGAAAAAGACCCAGAAGCAGGGAATATAAAGGGGAGAATTCCAGGACTGCTCTGTAGTTGTTGATGTCACCTCCATTCAGACAATCACGGGACATGTGCACAGGATCGCAGAGGACAGTGATTATTTTATCAGGCCACTTCAACAgggacttaaaggagaactctggaataGGAAAATGATCGTCCATACTGCTGCCGCttagcctatcgccagccgagtcgggacttcgctgcggcaggtgattggctgagtgcagtaggaagatcgcggcggaggccggagacggataccggaggcactgggggagcgaaggaaggtatgtacttattttttttactgctggcagtatggatgataattttcctatcccggagttctcctttaaagagaacctgtcaccaaataaaacttgtaatatagtgttccttgtgtaattagcagacactttcccattaactttttttttttttttttaaatcatcaacagaaatatgtttaaaatgtaatagaaaaaacagccactaggtggctctgttttgtTCCCAGCCACAATTAATAGTGActttggtctcctcccgacctggcaggagtcaaaactcaggaagtgtttctggcAGCACGGAGCTTAAttaacagctgcacagagcctcactgaaagctgcacagaacgTGAGGTCTTCTAATTATCACAGCACTGCaaagatgtgagggcagaagttgtcccccagcaggcttcagtgatgtcatgcctgctgatgtcatgcccactttctcctgctgggagattgtactatatgagcaagaataaagttataatacacagctttttaaagctctgattttttaagggtgggaggggtgttaggagtagttagggaacattttgaaaagtttatttggtgacaggtactttttatgcACAGTCATGGGTTAAAagcaagaaggggggggggggttaataatctCAACTCCCACctctttgcccctagacattttgtgTAAAGCCAGGGAAACCCCTTTAGGTTTAGGAGTATACTTGGGGGGGGTTCTGAATTGAATTGAGGTGGTCTGGTTTAAGGTCTAAATTAAAGGGCTATTGCATTCTAAAGAAGGtattcccctatccacagaatagggggtaATTAGCTGATCGGAAACCAAAAACTGTCATCAGAATTAACAAGAGGACGCACCCAGCGCTTCATTCATGTTCTATGGAGGCTGCCAAACTACAATTtgcgtaactcccattgacttaaataggCTTTGAGCAAATGGTGAGGAACCGCAAGCAACGCTGTTTATGTGACTCCCGAAATTATTCAAACAGTAGCCCACAGGGAAATGTCGTTTGCACAACTCCCATCAAAATGAATGGGAACTACGCAAATTGCATAACTTCCCTGCTTCACCTGCTTTTAGCTTTCTCAACCACCTCCGGCTGCTGTAAACAGGATGGAGGAGCCAAAAACCTGTAAGCAACAAGATGGGAAAACCATCTTTAATTTAGAAAATATGCCTCTCTCCCCTAAGATTCCTGCTCCTTTCCTTTTCTCCCTTGTTGCCTAGGTTACAGGCCACCACTCCACTCTAGAAGCAGTGCATGGAATCTATAAACTATGGATtgggtgattatatatatatatatatagccgagGATACTGGAAATGGGCGCCAACACCCCAGGAGTATATAGAATAaatagaaaacaaatggtatTCCAGTCCTCAAGGCAATATATGTGTATAGTAAATGATAGGAAAATTCTCCTTTAAAAATGATAACGTAAATATTTAAGTAAAAAGTAATGGAAAATTCTCCTAAAAAAGGATGCGAAAATTCTCCTAATTCTCTTGCTTTCCATTACTTTTTACTTGCAtacttattttataattttttatggaaATATTCCTATCATTTACTACACACATATATTGCCTTGAGGACTGGAataccatttgttttctatgGTGCTTGAAATCTGTCTAATCAatccacacacacaaaaaacacaatgctcaacaaaaaaaacagggaacacttaaacaacacaatgtaactccaagtcaatgacacttctgtgaaatcacactgtccactcaggaagaacactgattgacaatcaatttcacatgctgttctgCAAATGGAaccgacaacaggtggaaattataggcaattagcaagacacccccaataaaggagtggttctgcaggtggtgaccacagaccacttctcagttcctatgcttcctggctgatgttttggtcagttatgaatgctggcagtgctttcactctagtggtagcatgagacggagtctacaacccacacaagtggctcaggtagtgcagctcatccaggatggcacatcaatgcgagctgtggcaagaaggtttgctgtgtctgtcagcatagtgtccagagcatggaggcgctaccaggagacaggccagtacatcaggagacgtggatgaggccgtaggagggcatcaacccagcagcaggaccactacctcagcctttgtgcaaggaggagcactgccagagccctgcaaaatgatctcctgcaggccacaaatgtgtatgtgtccactctaacggtcagaaacagactacatgagggtggtatgagagcccaacatccacaggtgggggttgtgcttacagtccaacaccgtgcaggatgtttggtatttgccagagaacaccaagattggcaaatttgccactggtgccctgtgctcttcacagatgaaagcaggttcacactgagcacatgacagagtctggagacaccgtggagaacgttctgctgcctgcaacatcctccagcatgaccggtgttggcagtgggtcagtaacggtgtggggtggcatttctttggggggggggggcgctcaccctccatgtgcttgtcagaggtagcctgactgccattaggtaccaagatgagaacCTCAGACCccatgtgagaccatatgctggtgcggttggccctgggttcctcctaatgcaagacaatgctagacctcatgtggctggagtgtgtcagcagttcctgcaagaggaaggcattgatgctatggactggcccacccattccccagacctgaatccgattgagctcatgtgggacatcatatctcgctccatccaccaacaccacattgcaccacagactgtccaggagttagcggatgctttagtccaggtctgggaggacatccctcaggagaccatccgccacctcatcaggagcatgcccaggcattgtagggaggtcatacgggcgcgtggaggccacacacactactgagcctcattgtgacttgttttaaggacattacataaagttggatcagcctgtagtgaggttttccactctgattttgagtgtgactccatatccagacctccatgggttgatacatttgatttccattgacgaaagtatttcatacaattagttcattcattcagatctaggaggtgttatcttagtgttccctttagatTTTCGAGCAGTGTATATCTATCCGATTCCAAGCACTGCTTCTAGAGTGGAGTGGTGGCCTGTAACCTAGGCAACGAACTGTCAACAAGGGAGGAAAGGAGCAGCAATATCAGAAGAGGGAGGCAAATTTCCTAAATAAATGTAATTGCCCTACAAGTTTATctatgagatgggaatacccctttaaggttctgatCTCTTACAGAGGTTTCTAGGACCTTTAGATTGACGGCCGATCCACAGTATGGGCCACCGATTGGCGAGGTGCGGACATCCCCTGCCGATCAGCTGTTTGGCTCCCCGCACTATACATGAAATGTGGCCCCTGGAACCTTCCGCGATCCCTTGTATAATAGTGGTGCTAGGTAACTGCAGTTGAGctcccattaaagtgaatagcaacccgctgttgcaaaactacaactcccagcatgcccggacagccaacggctgtccgggcatgctgggagttgtagttttgcaacagctggaggaccacagtttggagaccactgcattagcttgtttcttccagaaacagcaccacccctgtcctcagtttgtgtgcggtattacaactgctgtttctggaagaaagtaaCTATGTGTTTCTGATCCTGGATTAAGAATCACACGtttgatccctgccattgaaatgaagggggggggggggtgcactgttTCCTTATTAACTTTATTCCAATGCAGAATTGCCCTGCAGCTGCCAAGCAGTgatacaagcccccccccccgacagatcacagaacTATGCCTCGTCTGACGTGTATATCAGCGGACACCCCCCTCAGATCAGAGATGGAACCGGCGACATGCAGGACACAAGGAGCTGTCACGTGATGAGGGCGGCCGGGAGCTGGAACAGACGGATCTCACCTCGTCGtcatcttcttcctcctcttcttcggtgTCCGGGTTCCTGGCTCCGCTCAGTGCGATTTCCAGGGGGAGCTCAGATGGGGAGGACATGTCCGCTCAGCGTGCAGGAGGAACACTCAGGGGTCACACACCACCGGAACTACGTCACCGGAAACtaccggcaaaaaaaaaaaaaaaaaaaaaccggaGCTAAAACGGCGAGCGCCATCTAGTGGTGTATTACAGAACTGCACTGCACACATACGCTGCGAGGTTTTTCATTGTGGATAAGTGTTAAGTATAACAAtactaaaaaaagaaataacagaCCCTCAGATTAATGCTCCCGGGTTCAggcatatgtgttttttttttgattttttttttttgagtttttttttttttttttgtgtgtgtgtgtgtgtttttttttttacattacatttatttatttcctgACATGATGAATTTAGATTGTtcacctatgttttttttttgctttttttgctccCTACCAAAGaccgttaacatttttttttttgttagtttttttcatCAACCAAGTCatatgaggatttttttttctttttctgcggGGCAAGTTGTGTAGCAAAAAGTACCATATGATGTATTAGGAAACCTGAAAACAATTAGTTGTGGcgtgaaattatatatatatataaagctgcaATTGTGCAATTTTTGTGGGGCGACCATAAATtgctttacggtaaaactgacatgttatctttacgcTACAGGTCTGTATAGAGATGGAAAGGcttaaaaaaaatgacagaaatTGGGGggggaaatttatttttttcaaagccgtttttttttttttttgtctggggaAAAAATAGAGTAAGGAATATGTTCTTTTATAATGATAAATTATTTGATGGTATTCAAAATATATAACATTTAGACCTTCATGAAAGACATCTGAGAGGCTTagcctaggttcagactacggaatcgccaggcagaaaatttccgacctggagattctgagtgcgtccagcgccggctgaatcagtcggcactaggaccgcgcggac
The sequence above is a segment of the Hyla sarda isolate aHylSar1 chromosome 6, aHylSar1.hap1, whole genome shotgun sequence genome. Coding sequences within it:
- the TOMM22 gene encoding mitochondrial import receptor subunit TOM22 homolog; the protein is MSSPSELPLEIALSGARNPDTEEEEEEDDDELDETLSERLWGLTEMFPNGVRSAAGATFDFSVCAAKKVYSFSRSALWIGTTSFMILVLPVVFETEKLQMEQQQQLQQRQILLGPSTGMSGSLPPIPGKV